ATGACCGCCGGCAACTCCACTCCGCTGACGGACGGGGCATCAACGGTCCTGCTGGCATCAGAGGAATGGGCCCGGGCACATGACCTCCCCATGCTCGCAACGGTGGTGGACGGGGAAGCCGCGGCGGTGGACTTCGTTCACGGCAAGGACGGCCTGCTGATGGCGCCGGCGTTCGCGGTGCCGCGCCTTCTCGCCCGGAACGGGCTGACCCTTGAGGACTTCGATTTCTTCGAGATCCACGAAGCTTTCGCCGGAACGGTCCTGAGCACGCTGGCAGCCTGGGAAGACGAGGAATTCGGCCGCACCCGGCTGGGCCTCGATGGCGCCTTCGGCAGCATCGACCGCGCCAAACTGAACGTGAACGGCTCCTCCCTCGCGGCGGGCCACCCGTTTGCCGCCACCGGCGGGCGCATCGTCGCGTCCCTCGCCAAGATGCTGCACACCAGAGGCAGGGTGAACGGCAGGCCGGCACGCGGCCTCATTTCCATCTGCGCCGCCGGCGGACAGGGCGTCGTCGCAATTCTCGAAGCAGCGTAGGAGTACCGAATGACTGACACATATACCCGGCTGGTCAGCCAGGGACTGGGTAAAGACCTTGCCAAGCGGCTCGGCTTGCCGCAGCCCGCGGTGTTGCGCCGCTACACCCCGGGCCAGGCCCTCGTCAACGGGCCTGTCCTGGTCCAGGGGAGTACCCCGGGGGCTGACGAGTTGGCCACTACGCTGCTGTCGTGGAACCTGGACGTGCGCCGGCACGCGGTGCCCGGCGAAAAATTAGGTGCCATCATTCTTGTCCTGGACGGGCTGGCCGCGCCCGCAGACCTTGAAAAGCCGGTGCTGTCGGCGGCGGCCTCACTCCGGGACCTCGGGCCGAGTGCCCGGTTCATTACCCTTTCGCGGCCAACCGCAGAAGCCGGCAGTCCGGCCGAGGCGGCGGCCCGGCAGGGGGTGGACGGCTTCGTGCGGTCCCTGGCCAAAGAACTCCGGGCGGGCGCAACGGCAAACGGCATTCTTTTGGCGGACGAGGCACAAAGCACCAGTCCGAGCACCCTCGGGGCGCTTCGGTTCTTCCTGTCCGGGCGCTCGGCATTCGTCGACGGCCAGTTCCTGACAGTCAGCAGCGCGAACGGCGTTCTCCCGGCCGATCCCGACCAGCCGCTCGCCGGAAAGGTGGCTGTGGTTACCGGGGCGGCACGCGGCATCGGCGCCGCCATCGCGCGGACGCTGCACCGCGACGGAGCCACCCTGGTGCTTGTGGACATCCCGGCGGCCGGAGACCACCTTGCCGCCGTCGCCAACGAGGTACACGGCACCGCTTTGCAGCTGGATATCAGCCATGTGGACGCGGGTCAGCGCATCCTCGAGCACACCCTGCAGCGGCACGGGCGCCTCGACATCGTGGTTCACAACGCCGGCATCACCCGGGACAAACTCCTCGCCAACATGGACCACGCGCGGTGGAACGCTGTCCTGAACATCAACATCGGCGCGCAGCTCAGGATCAATGAAGCCCTGCTGGCCTCGGACCAGTTCCGTGGTGCACCCCGGATCGTCTCAGTGGCGTCCACCAGCGGCATCGCAGGCAACCGCGGCCAGACCAACTACGCCGCCTCCAAGGGTGGCGTGATGGGAATGGTTCGCGCCACTGCGCCGTTGCTGGCTGCCCGGGGCGGCACCATCAATGCAGTAGCACCCGGCTTTATCGAA
The window above is part of the Pseudarthrobacter sp. IC2-21 genome. Proteins encoded here:
- a CDS encoding 3-oxoacyl-ACP reductase, whose amino-acid sequence is MTDTYTRLVSQGLGKDLAKRLGLPQPAVLRRYTPGQALVNGPVLVQGSTPGADELATTLLSWNLDVRRHAVPGEKLGAIILVLDGLAAPADLEKPVLSAAASLRDLGPSARFITLSRPTAEAGSPAEAAARQGVDGFVRSLAKELRAGATANGILLADEAQSTSPSTLGALRFFLSGRSAFVDGQFLTVSSANGVLPADPDQPLAGKVAVVTGAARGIGAAIARTLHRDGATLVLVDIPAAGDHLAAVANEVHGTALQLDISHVDAGQRILEHTLQRHGRLDIVVHNAGITRDKLLANMDHARWNAVLNINIGAQLRINEALLASDQFRGAPRIVSVASTSGIAGNRGQTNYAASKGGVMGMVRATAPLLAARGGTINAVAPGFIETEMTARIPFAIREVGRRLNALQQGGLPSDVGEAIAFLASDAAGGINGDILRVCGQNLVGA